From the genome of Gracilibacillus salitolerans, one region includes:
- a CDS encoding HAD family hydrolase, which yields MAQSIIFDMDGTLFQTDEILELSLDEAFSRLRSLNKWDKETPIDKYREIMGVPLPKVWETLLPNHSVEEREQTDTYFLKRLIENISSGKGALYPNVKEVFSYLKENNCSIYIASNGLTEYLKAIISYYLLDKWVTETFSIQQIKSLNKSDLVQSIIKKYGITNGAVVGDRLSDINAAKDNGLVSIGCNFDFAREDELSQADMVIDDLTELQTILPKLHK from the coding sequence TTGGCACAATCAATAATCTTTGATATGGATGGAACACTATTTCAAACAGATGAGATACTGGAACTATCACTGGATGAAGCTTTCAGCCGTTTACGGTCATTAAATAAATGGGATAAGGAAACGCCTATTGACAAATATAGAGAGATAATGGGTGTCCCTTTGCCAAAAGTATGGGAGACTCTGTTACCTAATCATTCCGTTGAGGAAAGAGAACAAACGGATACTTATTTTTTAAAAAGACTAATTGAAAATATAAGTAGTGGGAAAGGTGCTTTATACCCAAACGTAAAAGAAGTCTTTAGTTATTTAAAAGAGAATAATTGTTCAATATACATAGCAAGCAATGGTTTAACGGAATATTTAAAAGCGATTATCAGTTATTATCTTTTGGATAAATGGGTTACGGAAACATTTAGTATCCAACAAATTAAATCGTTGAATAAATCGGATTTGGTCCAGAGCATTATAAAAAAATACGGCATCACTAATGGAGCAGTAGTTGGAGACCGACTATCAGATATAAATGCAGCTAAAGATAATGGTCTAGTTTCGATTGGATGTAACTTTGACTTTGCACGAGAAGATGAACTTTCTCAAGCAGATATGGTAATTGACGATTTGACAGAACTACAAACAATATTACCTAAATTACACAAATAG
- the smpB gene encoding SsrA-binding protein SmpB, which yields MGKNNGRVIAQNKKANHDYFIEETFEAGLVLQGTEIKSIRAGRVNLKDSFATIKQGEAYINNMHISPYEQGNRYNHEPTRARKLLLHRKQIDRLIGESQQAGYSIIPLKVYIKNGFAKVLIGLGKGKKKYDKREDLKQKQAKRDMDRAIKDRLN from the coding sequence ATGGGAAAAAATAATGGAAGAGTTATCGCTCAAAATAAAAAAGCAAATCATGATTATTTTATAGAAGAAACCTTTGAAGCTGGACTTGTCCTGCAAGGAACGGAAATAAAATCAATCAGGGCTGGACGTGTCAATTTAAAAGACAGCTTTGCAACGATTAAACAAGGGGAAGCATATATCAATAATATGCACATTTCACCTTATGAGCAAGGTAATCGTTACAATCACGAGCCTACTCGTGCCCGTAAATTATTATTACATCGCAAACAGATCGATAGATTAATCGGGGAAAGTCAGCAAGCAGGTTATTCGATTATACCGTTAAAAGTGTATATTAAAAATGGTTTTGCCAAGGTACTAATTGGCTTAGGTAAAGGGAAAAAGAAATATGATAAACGGGAAGACTTGAAGCAAAAACAGGCAAAACGTGATATGGATCGAGCAATCAAGGATAGATTAAACTAG
- a CDS encoding DUF523 domain-containing protein gives MILVSSCLAGLEVRYNGTHSLDNRISKLVGENKAVTICPELLGGFSTPRDPAEIVGGDGEDVLDGKAKVVEKSGKDVTELYIKGAYATLKKAKKINATIVVLKENSPSCGSSMIYNGEFKDKKIVGTGVTSALLKRNGLQVISEEQFVEDII, from the coding sequence ATGATTTTGGTCAGTTCTTGTTTAGCTGGATTAGAAGTAAGGTATAACGGTACACATAGCTTAGATAATAGAATAAGCAAATTAGTTGGAGAGAATAAGGCTGTTACTATCTGTCCCGAATTGCTTGGTGGATTTTCAACCCCAAGGGACCCTGCTGAAATAGTAGGCGGAGACGGAGAAGATGTACTGGATGGAAAGGCTAAAGTGGTTGAGAAATCCGGAAAAGATGTAACTGAACTTTACATAAAAGGAGCTTATGCTACTTTAAAAAAAGCTAAAAAAATAAACGCAACAATAGTTGTTCTTAAAGAGAATAGCCCGTCCTGTGGTAGTTCAATGATTTATAACGGTGAATTTAAGGATAAGAAAATTGTTGGAACTGGGGTTACTTCAGCATTACTTAAAAGAAATGGTTTACAAGTAATTTCAGAAGAACAATTTGTTGAAGATATCATTTAG